One window of Saccharopolyspora phatthalungensis genomic DNA carries:
- a CDS encoding CaiB/BaiF CoA transferase family protein: MLEGDACGPLAGVRVLDVTQMLAGPMAAMRLADLGADVIKIEPPEAGEFNRTHGYAGVDIEGHKTTFLGLNRNKRSLAVDLKSAAGRELFHKLVAGADVLVQNFRVGTVQRLGIDFEAVHKINLRLVYASISGYGLSGPGAGRPGQDLVLQGYSGSMWFVGAESDPPVPGGIPAIDAMTGYQVAIGVLAALRGRDATGVGTHVEVDMLSVVLDAQVQELVTYLNAGVVPARGTEAGAHAWVGAPYGVYRTADGWLTLAMCPVDVLGDALDDDVLRSYTRHEDAQLHSAEIYRRIRPRFAERTTQQWIEHLDGFNIWSGPVYDYRALEADAQVQARGLIVEMEHPEAGTVRTIASPIRLDGRVSSIRKAPPLLGADTRDLLTELGYAESASNRR, encoded by the coding sequence GTGCTCGAAGGCGATGCATGCGGACCGCTGGCAGGCGTGCGGGTCTTGGATGTGACCCAGATGCTGGCGGGGCCGATGGCGGCGATGAGGCTGGCCGATCTCGGGGCCGACGTGATCAAGATCGAGCCGCCGGAGGCCGGGGAGTTCAACCGGACCCATGGCTATGCCGGGGTGGATATCGAGGGGCACAAGACGACATTTCTGGGGCTGAACCGCAACAAGCGCAGCCTCGCCGTGGACTTGAAGTCCGCGGCAGGACGCGAACTGTTCCACAAGCTCGTGGCCGGCGCCGATGTGCTGGTGCAGAACTTCCGTGTCGGCACCGTGCAGCGGCTCGGGATCGATTTCGAGGCAGTGCACAAGATCAACCTCCGGCTGGTTTACGCGTCGATCAGCGGCTATGGCCTGTCCGGCCCGGGTGCGGGGCGTCCCGGTCAGGATCTGGTGCTGCAGGGCTATTCGGGCTCGATGTGGTTTGTGGGCGCGGAAAGCGATCCGCCCGTGCCGGGCGGGATCCCGGCCATCGACGCGATGACCGGCTACCAGGTTGCGATAGGCGTGCTGGCCGCGCTGCGAGGGCGGGACGCGACGGGAGTAGGCACGCACGTCGAGGTGGACATGCTCTCGGTGGTGCTGGACGCGCAGGTGCAGGAACTGGTGACGTACCTCAACGCCGGAGTCGTTCCCGCACGCGGTACGGAAGCCGGCGCGCACGCCTGGGTCGGTGCGCCGTACGGGGTCTACCGCACCGCCGACGGGTGGTTGACGCTGGCGATGTGTCCCGTCGATGTACTGGGTGACGCGCTTGATGACGACGTGCTTCGCTCGTACACCCGCCACGAGGACGCGCAGCTGCACTCGGCCGAGATCTATCGGCGGATCCGTCCCCGCTTCGCCGAGCGGACGACGCAGCAGTGGATCGAGCACCTCGACGGGTTCAACATCTGGAGCGGTCCGGTCTACGATTACCGCGCTCTCGAAGCCGACGCCCAGGTCCAGGCGCGTGGGCTGATCGTCGAGATGGAACATCCCGAGGCGGGAACGGTACGCACGATCGCCTCGCCGATCCGGCTCGATGGCCGGGTTTCCTCGATCAGAAAGGCGCCGCCGCTGCTCGGTGCCGATACCCGCGACCTGCTCACCGAGCTCGGCTACGCGGAAAGCGCCTCCAACCGCCGCTGA
- a CDS encoding DUF488 domain-containing protein produces MTNRICTVGHSTRDFDELLAMLRSNEITYLVDVRSFPSSRKFPQWNKSAIIDALPPDIGYRWIPKLGGRRHTPKGVSSVNGAWRVKAFRDYADYLGSDEFMAGLNELLDLAENERPAIMCSEAVPWRCHRRLIADALIVAGAEVAHIMSTTTTKPAVLHKHAHVQNGHLTYPPHP; encoded by the coding sequence ATGACGAACCGTATCTGTACGGTGGGGCATTCAACGCGCGACTTCGACGAGTTGCTGGCGATGTTGCGAAGCAATGAGATCACATACTTGGTCGATGTTCGCTCGTTTCCCTCGTCGAGGAAGTTCCCGCAATGGAACAAGTCGGCGATCATCGACGCACTGCCGCCCGATATCGGATACCGGTGGATCCCGAAATTGGGTGGCCGGCGACATACCCCGAAGGGCGTGTCGAGCGTGAACGGCGCATGGCGGGTCAAAGCCTTCCGCGATTACGCCGACTACCTGGGTAGCGATGAATTCATGGCGGGCCTGAATGAATTGCTTGACCTGGCCGAAAACGAACGGCCGGCGATCATGTGCAGCGAGGCGGTGCCGTGGCGCTGCCATCGCAGGCTGATCGCTGATGCATTGATCGTCGCGGGCGCGGAGGTGGCGCACATCATGTCGACCACGACGACGAAGCCGGCGGTCCTGCACAAGCACGCGCATGTCCAGAACGGGCACCTAACCTACCCGCCTCACCCCTGA
- a CDS encoding alpha-hydroxy acid oxidase, which produces MVRRQLPKPGEVFELMRFKKPELNAKRRRLNAALTIHDLRDIARRRTPKAAFDYTDGSAEGELSLARARRAFEDVEFHPYVLRNVADVDTSITVFGGASALPFGIAPTGFTRLMHTDGEIAGAQAAAAAGIPFSLSTLGTTSIEDVQEANPLGRNWFQLYVMRHREISHDLVERAAKAGFDTLFFTVDTPVAGARLRDNRNGFSIPPQLTLSTVSNAIPRPWWWFDFLTTPKLEFASLSSTGGTVGDLLDAAMDPTVTFEDLDAIRRIWPGKLAVKGVQNLEDARKLADLGVDGIVLSNQDPGRTDRADYETAGRTVGGGTDPEARHQLSRLHARVPVGSAFGARPERRP; this is translated from the coding sequence GTGGTTCGACGCCAGCTTCCCAAACCGGGCGAGGTCTTCGAGCTGATGCGCTTCAAGAAGCCCGAGCTCAACGCGAAACGCCGTCGCCTGAACGCCGCGTTGACGATCCACGACCTGCGCGACATCGCCCGCAGGCGCACCCCGAAGGCCGCCTTCGACTACACAGACGGCTCCGCCGAAGGCGAGCTCTCCCTGGCCCGGGCCCGCCGAGCATTCGAAGACGTCGAGTTCCACCCCTACGTCCTGCGCAACGTCGCCGACGTCGACACCTCCATTACCGTGTTCGGCGGAGCTTCCGCGCTCCCATTCGGCATCGCCCCGACCGGCTTCACCCGGCTCATGCACACCGATGGAGAGATCGCGGGCGCGCAAGCGGCCGCGGCGGCCGGAATCCCGTTCTCGCTGTCCACCCTGGGCACCACCTCGATCGAGGACGTCCAGGAAGCGAACCCCCTTGGCCGCAACTGGTTCCAGCTCTACGTCATGCGTCACCGCGAGATCTCCCACGACCTCGTGGAACGCGCCGCGAAAGCGGGTTTCGACACGCTCTTCTTCACCGTCGACACCCCCGTGGCCGGAGCCCGGCTCCGGGACAACCGCAACGGCTTCTCCATCCCGCCACAACTCACCCTGTCCACCGTGTCCAACGCGATCCCCAGACCGTGGTGGTGGTTCGACTTCCTCACCACGCCGAAGCTCGAATTCGCCTCCCTGTCCAGCACCGGTGGCACCGTGGGTGACCTGCTTGACGCCGCGATGGACCCGACGGTCACCTTCGAAGACCTCGATGCCATCCGCCGAATCTGGCCCGGCAAGCTGGCCGTCAAGGGCGTGCAGAACCTCGAAGACGCCCGGAAGCTGGCCGACCTCGGCGTCGACGGCATCGTGCTGTCCAACCAAGATCCTGGCCGAACAGATCGTGCGGACTATGAAACTGCTGGGCGCACGGTCGGTGGAGGAACTGACCCCGAAGCACGTCACCAGCTCTCGCGGCTGCATGCCCGGGTGCCGGTCGGCTCAGCGTTCGGCGCTCGCCCGGAGCGGAGACCCTGA
- a CDS encoding DUF2945 domain-containing protein yields MPESDPHYEIKSDKTEHIAMHKGSAPTKL; encoded by the coding sequence GTGCCGGAAAGTGACCCGCACTACGAGATCAAGAGCGACAAAACCGAGCACATCGCCATGCACAAGGGAAGCGCACCGACGAAACTGTAA
- a CDS encoding MDR family MFS transporter, with protein MSAAIQERPAVQAGRTPTVVRLLVLATFVVILNETIMINAIPRLMDSFGVTEQAAQWVSTAFMLTMAAVIPITGWFLQRVTTRQAYAIAMGVFLAGTVLSAVAPSFGLLLLGRIVQASGTAVMMPLLMTTLTTVVPEEGRGRVMGNVTLAISVAPALGPAISGLILQVGSWRLLFVAVLPIAGVVTVFGLRKLDNIGEPQVSSIDWLSVAVAAVGFGGLVYGLSLFGESGGGVGLGVGMVIAAAGAIVVFVIRQLKLQRTGVPLMDLRTLGYRTYGLSLALMSIGFLAMLGSMILLPLYLQNLRGLSPLETGLLVMPGGLAMGLLGPSVGRVFDRFGSRPLVLPGSIGMVLALGGFTQVSMTMPYWQVLGLHALLMVSLAATFTPVFTLGMGALPEHLYSHGSSMLGTFQQVAAAFGTALVVTVMSGRAGHLVAAGVAAVPAQVSGMKLAFGVAAALALVTIVVAAKLPRRITAADG; from the coding sequence ATGTCAGCTGCGATCCAAGAACGACCGGCCGTGCAGGCGGGCCGCACACCGACCGTGGTGCGGCTGCTGGTGCTGGCCACGTTCGTGGTGATCCTCAACGAGACCATCATGATCAATGCTATCCCGCGGTTGATGGACTCGTTTGGCGTCACCGAGCAGGCGGCGCAGTGGGTTTCCACCGCGTTCATGCTCACCATGGCCGCCGTTATTCCGATCACCGGCTGGTTCCTGCAGCGGGTCACCACCCGCCAGGCCTATGCGATCGCGATGGGCGTGTTCCTCGCGGGCACCGTCCTGTCTGCCGTCGCGCCGTCGTTCGGGTTGCTGCTGCTGGGTCGGATCGTGCAGGCCTCAGGCACAGCCGTGATGATGCCGCTGTTGATGACGACGTTGACGACGGTGGTGCCCGAGGAGGGCCGGGGCAGGGTGATGGGCAACGTCACCCTGGCGATATCGGTGGCGCCCGCGCTCGGGCCTGCCATTTCCGGGCTGATTTTGCAGGTCGGCTCCTGGCGATTGCTGTTCGTGGCCGTCCTGCCCATCGCGGGTGTGGTGACCGTGTTCGGGCTGCGCAAGCTGGACAACATCGGCGAACCGCAGGTGAGCTCCATCGACTGGTTGAGCGTCGCTGTGGCGGCGGTCGGTTTCGGTGGCCTGGTGTATGGGCTGAGCCTGTTCGGCGAAAGCGGCGGCGGGGTCGGACTCGGTGTCGGCATGGTCATCGCCGCGGCCGGGGCGATCGTTGTTTTCGTGATCCGCCAGCTCAAGCTGCAACGCACCGGTGTGCCTCTGATGGACCTGCGCACCCTCGGGTACCGCACCTATGGCCTGTCCTTGGCCCTGATGTCCATCGGGTTCCTGGCGATGCTCGGGTCGATGATCCTGCTGCCGCTGTACCTGCAGAACCTGCGGGGGCTTAGCCCGCTGGAGACCGGCCTGCTGGTCATGCCGGGCGGTCTGGCCATGGGCCTGCTGGGGCCGAGCGTCGGGCGGGTGTTCGACCGGTTCGGCAGTCGGCCGCTGGTGCTGCCCGGCTCGATCGGCATGGTGCTCGCCCTCGGCGGGTTCACCCAGGTCTCGATGACCATGCCGTACTGGCAGGTGCTGGGGCTGCACGCGCTGTTGATGGTGAGCCTGGCGGCGACGTTCACCCCCGTCTTCACGCTGGGCATGGGCGCGCTTCCTGAGCACCTGTACTCGCACGGCAGCTCGATGCTCGGGACGTTCCAGCAAGTTGCCGCGGCGTTCGGGACCGCGCTTGTGGTGACGGTGATGTCTGGGCGCGCCGGCCACCTGGTCGCCGCCGGCGTCGCCGCCGTGCCTGCACAGGTGAGCGGGATGAAGCTGGCCTTTGGCGTCGCGGCCGCCCTCGCCCTGGTGACGATCGTCGTTGCGGCGAAGCTGCCGCGGCGGATCACGGCCGCCGACGGATAA
- a CDS encoding bifunctional YncE family protein/alkaline phosphatase family protein, translating to MQVTRRRRRVEKGHSGLLGRRISRRIPLVTAGTTAVAVVAAGTGIGFAQTHRFGTDQVGQTTDQGQVVSADQYIAPIGDRLVINNGKIMSSSVSPDGTHLAASVTDGGMALSIVDLKNWKEQQVVGNSASANLRISGNDVGQEGPTYSPDGSQLWLGQIDGYRKFSVNPDGTVGNPTFVSIPADGPKHALVGEAVFSPDGSTVYSAVNGQNRVVAINAATGAIQQTWAVGNAPRDMVKVGTKLYVSNEGGRPAKPGDATQNSYNTQVPADPSTGATTTGTVSVIDLANPAAAVASIDVGLHPTALYAKNGALFVTNTATNDVSVIDTASNKVVQTIATQPWPEASVGYEPDAVTLTDDGHLLVTLGRANAVAVYRYTSPLEPVSYVGLLPTDYFPAEITTVGNDVLVSNTRGIDARRPTNKAGHGTHDTTSSLQRFTLPDDSVIKSETGKVFSQNGWNGGSVTLTEGKGNAKPVPVPLRLGDPSTIKHVFLIVKENRTYDQVFGDVPRGNGDPSLAQFGENVTPNQHAMAQQFGLYDNTYDIGTNSAEGHNWLMQADDPEYTESSAGEYKRSYDTEDDALGHQRTGFIWSGAQAAGKSVRDFGEFQQFLTKPPGATWQNLYCDTKNMQATGQDTAYPMNSSSPIPSLNDVSVHGFPKFDTSVPDIYRTEIWKRDFEKNGPANLNMFWLSSDHTGGPPNGAAQVADNDLAVGKIVDTISHSQYWKDSAIFVVEDDSQAGLDHVDGHRAPIQIISPWARHGIVDSHYYSQITMIRTIEQILGIHPMNQKDSAASPMSGAFTQAPDYTPFTALPNRTSLTAGLKTPPACGLDTPAPQNAAAATVPAATAVPADKQQVPAQWDEWLTHQHLSGPDAKPDFANPAQMNHFTWYQTHGWTQPYPGEDKVYAPADVPGAYIPSSESDG from the coding sequence ATGCAGGTAACACGCCGCAGGCGGCGTGTCGAGAAGGGCCATTCCGGCCTTCTCGGTCGACGCATCAGCCGCCGGATACCCCTCGTAACGGCAGGCACCACCGCTGTCGCCGTCGTCGCCGCCGGCACCGGCATCGGTTTCGCCCAAACGCACCGGTTCGGCACCGACCAGGTGGGCCAGACCACCGATCAGGGGCAGGTCGTCTCCGCCGACCAGTACATCGCCCCGATCGGCGACCGCCTCGTCATCAACAACGGCAAGATCATGTCGTCTTCGGTCAGCCCGGATGGCACCCACCTCGCGGCCTCGGTCACCGACGGCGGGATGGCTTTGTCAATTGTGGACTTAAAGAACTGGAAGGAGCAGCAGGTCGTCGGCAACTCCGCGTCGGCGAACCTGCGCATCAGCGGCAACGACGTGGGCCAGGAAGGCCCCACATACTCGCCCGACGGTTCGCAGCTGTGGCTGGGTCAGATCGACGGCTACCGCAAGTTCTCCGTGAACCCGGACGGCACCGTCGGCAACCCGACCTTCGTCTCGATTCCGGCGGACGGGCCCAAGCACGCGCTGGTGGGTGAGGCGGTGTTCTCGCCCGACGGCTCGACCGTGTACTCCGCCGTCAACGGTCAGAACCGCGTCGTCGCCATCAACGCGGCGACCGGGGCCATCCAGCAGACCTGGGCCGTGGGCAACGCGCCGCGTGACATGGTCAAGGTCGGCACCAAGCTCTACGTCAGCAACGAGGGCGGGCGCCCGGCGAAGCCCGGCGACGCCACGCAGAACTCCTACAACACCCAGGTCCCGGCCGACCCCTCCACCGGTGCCACCACCACCGGCACGGTCAGCGTCATCGACCTGGCGAACCCGGCCGCTGCCGTCGCGAGCATCGACGTCGGTCTGCACCCGACCGCCCTGTACGCCAAAAACGGGGCGCTGTTCGTCACCAACACCGCCACCAACGACGTGTCGGTCATCGACACCGCCAGCAACAAGGTCGTCCAGACCATCGCCACCCAGCCGTGGCCGGAGGCGTCGGTGGGCTACGAGCCCGACGCGGTGACGCTCACCGACGACGGGCACCTGCTGGTGACGCTCGGCCGCGCCAACGCGGTCGCCGTCTACCGGTACACGAGCCCGCTGGAGCCAGTCAGCTACGTCGGCCTGCTCCCGACGGACTACTTCCCCGCGGAGATCACCACCGTCGGCAACGACGTCCTGGTCTCCAACACCCGCGGTATCGACGCCCGCCGCCCCACGAACAAGGCCGGGCACGGCACCCACGACACGACGTCGAGCCTGCAACGGTTCACGCTGCCGGACGACAGTGTCATCAAGTCCGAGACCGGCAAGGTCTTCAGCCAGAACGGCTGGAACGGCGGCTCGGTCACGTTGACCGAGGGCAAGGGCAACGCAAAGCCGGTGCCGGTCCCGCTGCGGCTCGGCGACCCCTCGACGATCAAGCACGTCTTCCTGATCGTCAAGGAGAACCGGACCTACGACCAGGTATTCGGTGACGTCCCGCGTGGCAACGGCGACCCGTCCCTGGCGCAATTCGGCGAGAACGTGACGCCGAACCAGCACGCGATGGCCCAGCAGTTCGGGCTGTATGACAACACCTACGACATCGGCACGAACTCCGCCGAGGGGCACAACTGGCTGATGCAGGCCGACGACCCGGAGTACACCGAGTCCTCGGCCGGCGAGTACAAGCGCAGCTACGACACCGAGGACGACGCGCTCGGCCACCAGCGGACCGGCTTCATCTGGAGCGGTGCGCAGGCGGCCGGCAAGAGCGTGCGGGACTTCGGTGAGTTCCAGCAGTTCCTGACGAAACCGCCCGGCGCGACCTGGCAGAACCTGTACTGCGACACCAAGAACATGCAGGCGACCGGTCAGGACACCGCCTACCCCATGAATTCGTCCTCGCCGATCCCGTCGCTCAACGACGTATCGGTGCACGGCTTCCCGAAGTTCGACACCAGCGTCCCGGACATCTACCGGACCGAGATCTGGAAGCGTGACTTCGAGAAGAACGGGCCGGCGAACCTGAACATGTTCTGGCTCTCCAGCGACCACACCGGTGGTCCGCCGAACGGGGCCGCCCAGGTCGCGGACAACGACCTCGCGGTCGGCAAGATCGTCGACACGATCTCGCACAGCCAGTACTGGAAGGACTCGGCGATCTTCGTGGTCGAGGACGACTCCCAGGCCGGCCTCGACCACGTCGACGGCCACCGTGCCCCGATCCAGATCATCAGCCCCTGGGCCAGGCACGGCATCGTCGACAGCCACTACTACTCGCAGATCACGATGATCCGGACCATCGAGCAGATCCTCGGGATCCACCCGATGAACCAGAAGGACAGCGCGGCCTCCCCGATGAGTGGGGCGTTCACCCAGGCGCCCGACTACACGCCGTTCACCGCTCTGCCCAACCGGACCTCGCTGACCGCGGGTCTGAAGACCCCGCCTGCCTGTGGTCTGGACACCCCCGCGCCGCAGAACGCCGCGGCCGCGACGGTGCCAGCGGCCACAGCGGTGCCGGCGGACAAGCAGCAGGTGCCGGCGCAGTGGGACGAGTGGCTGACGCACCAGCACCTGTCCGGACCCGACGCCAAGCCCGACTTCGCGAACCCCGCGCAGATGAACCACTTCACGTGGTACCAGACGCACGGGTGGACGCAGCCCTACCCGGGTGAGGACAAGGTCTACGCGCCGGCCGACGTGCCGGGCGCCTACATCCCGTCGTCGGAGTCCGACGGCTGA
- a CDS encoding TetR/AcrR family transcriptional regulator, which yields MSRPDTSPENRTPPAVTTQISQPDVVRAALELSANKGLEALSIRRVATALGISPMSVYKFVTSKDELLDAMLLHLLDRMEIPYTTTTDWREQIVQTMLAWRDLVEEQPGAVQMLATRRLPPGSAGLARLAEQVLSALEHGGITGPRAARAFWQTFSATVGHIVFERARASLDDRDQDAAREAMHQTAVERGFDHVANLATDLTRIETRGTLDDALRVLLTGLSARR from the coding sequence ATGTCGCGCCCCGACACCAGCCCCGAAAACCGGACTCCACCGGCGGTAACCACCCAGATTTCACAGCCGGACGTCGTACGGGCGGCGCTCGAGCTCTCCGCAAACAAGGGCCTGGAAGCGTTGTCGATCAGAAGGGTCGCGACCGCACTCGGCATCTCGCCGATGTCGGTCTACAAGTTCGTCACGTCCAAGGACGAACTGCTGGACGCGATGCTGCTGCACCTGCTCGACCGGATGGAGATCCCCTACACCACGACGACGGACTGGCGCGAGCAGATCGTGCAGACGATGCTCGCGTGGCGGGACCTCGTCGAGGAGCAGCCCGGTGCCGTGCAGATGCTCGCCACGCGGCGCCTGCCGCCGGGCTCGGCAGGCCTGGCGCGCCTGGCGGAACAAGTGCTCTCCGCGCTCGAACACGGTGGCATCACGGGCCCCCGGGCAGCCCGCGCGTTCTGGCAGACGTTCTCAGCCACCGTCGGACACATCGTGTTCGAACGCGCCCGCGCCAGCCTGGACGACCGCGACCAGGACGCCGCCCGCGAAGCCATGCACCAGACAGCAGTCGAACGAGGCTTCGACCACGTCGCGAACCTTGCAACCGACCTGACACGAATCGAAACACGAGGCACCCTCGACGACGCGCTACGCGTGCTCCTCACCGGGCTCTCGGCCCGACGGTGA
- a CDS encoding MFS transporter: MNTDSTELRSAHRKATRRLVPILVLLLFINYLDRVNVGFAAPTMNPALGMTTTGYGLGVALFFVGYVLLEVPSNYVLYRVGARRWLARIALTWGVVAALHAAVSGTGTFVVARVLLGIAEAGLLPGILWYISQWFSGRRRVFVLGAYYVAVPLSTAIGGPLSNWLIHHGQQTFGVEGWRFMFAVEGIAAVVLGFVVLFLLTDTPAAARWLTPGERQALIEANQSGREDGGRHSFLSALRSATTIRLAIVFLLLTFPMFAITFFVPLVATGLVADHSGTAVDVVTFIPFALGAIASAAWSRMARRTLRGRHLALPALLAGVGVALCAFAGTSFPLLVAGVACSAIGIYAAIPVFWSITSAGLDGAAAASGLALINTVGAIGGFIAGYATGWLRELSGGYQLPFGVMALALVLCGLLSFTIPRSNTAEVASSGTKQVSQ; encoded by the coding sequence ATGAACACCGACAGCACCGAACTGCGCTCTGCCCACCGCAAGGCGACCCGCCGCCTGGTCCCGATCCTCGTGTTGCTGCTGTTCATCAACTACCTCGACCGGGTCAACGTCGGCTTCGCGGCGCCCACCATGAATCCCGCGCTCGGCATGACCACCACCGGCTACGGGCTCGGCGTCGCCCTCTTCTTCGTCGGCTACGTCCTGCTCGAAGTGCCGAGCAACTACGTGCTCTACCGCGTCGGCGCCCGCCGCTGGCTGGCCCGGATCGCGCTGACCTGGGGCGTCGTCGCCGCCCTGCACGCGGCCGTCAGCGGCACCGGCACCTTCGTGGTGGCGCGTGTCCTGCTAGGGATCGCCGAAGCCGGCCTGCTGCCGGGAATTCTCTGGTACATCTCGCAGTGGTTCAGCGGACGGCGACGCGTCTTCGTGCTGGGGGCGTACTACGTCGCGGTTCCACTTTCCACCGCGATCGGCGGGCCGCTGTCCAACTGGCTCATCCACCACGGACAGCAGACCTTCGGGGTCGAGGGCTGGCGTTTCATGTTCGCAGTGGAGGGCATCGCCGCCGTCGTGCTCGGGTTCGTGGTGCTGTTCCTGCTCACCGATACCCCGGCCGCCGCGCGCTGGCTCACCCCGGGCGAGCGCCAGGCCCTCATCGAAGCCAACCAGTCCGGGCGCGAGGACGGCGGCAGGCACTCCTTCCTGTCGGCCCTGCGCAGCGCGACAACCATCCGGCTCGCGATCGTGTTCCTGCTCCTGACCTTCCCGATGTTCGCGATCACGTTCTTCGTCCCGCTGGTCGCTACCGGCCTCGTCGCCGACCACAGCGGCACCGCGGTGGACGTGGTCACGTTCATCCCGTTCGCACTGGGCGCGATCGCCTCGGCCGCCTGGAGCCGGATGGCCCGCCGCACGCTGCGCGGTCGGCATCTCGCGCTGCCCGCCCTGCTCGCCGGAGTGGGGGTGGCGTTGTGCGCCTTCGCCGGCACGTCGTTCCCCTTGCTGGTCGCCGGTGTCGCTTGTTCCGCCATCGGCATCTACGCCGCCATCCCGGTGTTCTGGAGCATCACAAGTGCGGGCCTCGACGGCGCCGCCGCCGCGAGCGGCCTCGCGCTCATCAACACCGTCGGCGCCATCGGCGGGTTCATCGCGGGGTACGCCACGGGCTGGTTGCGTGAGCTCAGCGGCGGTTACCAGCTTCCGTTCGGCGTCATGGCACTGGCCCTGGTCCTTTGTGGACTTCTGTCCTTCACCATCCCGCGAAGCAACACCGCGGAGGTAGCCTCGTCCGGCACGAAGCAGGTGAGTCAATAA
- a CDS encoding aminopeptidase P family N-terminal domain-containing protein, which produces MTSTKNPPYADIPRIRRLLAESGLDAIVSTWPENTAYLSGFYHPDLWDPVHGFHLEDFVHIGPERTTNLTHPDRQHRIIEAGV; this is translated from the coding sequence ATGACCAGCACGAAGAACCCGCCCTATGCCGACATCCCCCGCATCCGCAGGCTCCTCGCCGAAAGCGGGCTCGACGCAATCGTCTCGACATGGCCGGAGAACACCGCGTACCTGTCCGGCTTCTACCACCCCGACCTGTGGGACCCGGTGCACGGCTTCCACCTCGAGGACTTCGTCCACATCGGACCAGAACGCACGACGAACCTTACACACCCCGACAGGCAGCACCGGATCATCGAGGCGGGCGTATGA
- a CDS encoding methyltransferase, which yields MRPINEQARIEGCDHRIDFPLTRMTKCIFAGAGAYLLFDILHNWHDEHAHRILSRCVEAAQPAGRVLVIEAAGGLRANSESDLSMLVIFGSRERRINEFRTLASPHGLVLDAVTDLTDERCLLEFQFAAGQ from the coding sequence CTGCGACCAATCAACGAGCAGGCCCGGATCGAGGGGTGCGACCACAGGATTGATTTCCCGTTGACACGCATGACAAAGTGCATCTTCGCGGGAGCGGGAGCCTATTTGTTGTTCGACATCCTCCACAACTGGCATGACGAGCACGCCCACCGCATCCTGAGCCGTTGCGTCGAGGCCGCTCAGCCAGCCGGGCGAGTTCTGGTCATCGAAGCCGCCGGGGGGCTGCGGGCCAACAGCGAGAGCGACCTATCCATGCTCGTGATTTTCGGCAGCCGTGAGCGCCGAATCAACGAGTTCCGCACGCTCGCCTCGCCGCACGGCCTGGTCCTTGACGCTGTGACCGACCTGACCGATGAACGCTGCCTGCTCGAATTCCAGTTCGCTGCCGGCCAATGA
- a CDS encoding GYD domain-containing protein: MPKFLVQGSYTAEGTKGVLAEGGTGRREAVERVLGSCGGTLESMYFAFGDHDFYIVVDMPDDVSMAATAMAVQASGAVTSRAVRLLRPEDIDEAARKAVDFRAPGA, translated from the coding sequence ATGCCGAAGTTCTTGGTGCAGGGCAGTTACACCGCCGAGGGGACAAAGGGGGTGCTCGCCGAGGGCGGAACCGGGCGGCGGGAGGCTGTTGAAAGGGTCCTCGGTTCGTGCGGCGGAACGCTCGAGTCGATGTACTTCGCTTTCGGCGACCATGATTTCTACATCGTTGTCGACATGCCCGACGATGTCTCCATGGCCGCCACGGCTATGGCAGTGCAAGCCTCCGGGGCCGTGACGTCCAGGGCGGTGCGGCTCCTCCGTCCCGAGGACATCGACGAGGCCGCGAGGAAGGCTGTCGACTTCCGCGCCCCCGGAGCCTGA